The Oncorhynchus keta strain PuntledgeMale-10-30-2019 chromosome 28, Oket_V2, whole genome shotgun sequence DNA segment cttgaattGCATTGTTGtttatgggcttgtaagtaagcatttcacggttgtattcggcacatgtgacaaataacatttgatttgatgcatTCAATCAGTGTTGTCATACTGGAGACCAGTCTCGAGACCACATACAAGTGTCTTGGTCTTGATACATTTTTACTCGGTCTCGGACAATGAGGACTTGTAATTTATTCCTGAGACCGACCAAGACAAGTGGAGGAAAAAACTCATTATCAGCCCCTGTTCAGTCAGCACATGAGTCCACTTTGCCAGGCCAGATATCCACACCCCTTTCATTACACATTTTTATATCTTATAGACTATTAAAACCTGGGCTTTCTACTTTACTCGCAACATTACTGTCCTTTACTTTTGTTGAAACATATCCTAAAACCTTGTCACGCTCTTTGGAATTTCTTTGCTCCCCTAGAAGAGGAGACGGGGAAATTATTTGAGAGTCGTGCACTCGCCTATGGTAGGCCGGGGGAAATTGTAACATTTAGAATTTTTATCTTATTTAGAGACTATGGTTAGTGAAAATTTGTAGTAGCTCTCTATTTTCCCTTAGAATAAAATGTTCAACATTCTGAATGGCTAAATAATCCATAAGTTCTTCTGAAATATTGACACAGAAATACTGTACATTTTGAGCTCTTATTACTGTGGTCTTAAATTGGAATCGCATTGTTCTGGTCCCGGTCTTGACTGTGTCTCGCCCCGTCCCGGTCTTGACTCTGTTTtgtcttggtcttgactcggaCTCGATTTGTCTTGGTCTTGATTCGGTCTCGCTATGTGGTCTCAAACACAACATTGCACTCAATACTGTAAGTCGCTccggataagagtgtctgctaaatgactaaatgtaAAACGATATACCATTCATGCTCCCCTTCTGTTTAACAGCTACAGCTGTCCTTAACATTAGGACAGAAAGATTGACTATGTACTTCCACATTGTTTAGCAAGTTTCTATCTCATCCAACCTTTATAAAGTTGATCCCATTTAGATTTAAAATAATTTTCAAATACTTTTTCAGTGTCCCACATTCCTGTCCATATTCTCCTCACCTGACAAAGTAAATGAGCCCATTGAGGGTGACAGTCTTGGGAGCGAAAGACCATGGTGGCAGCTCGCCACAGTTGACCAGGGTCCAGCGGTTGGTGTCCACATCGTAACACTGTATGGCCATGTTGTCCTCCCCTGTTGTGGTCATGGAGCCGATGGCATAGAGACGCCCCTTACAGGTGGTGGTGGAGCAGTTGTCCATAGAGTGCAGCATGGCGGGCAGGGCCTCCCAGCAGTCCAGCGCGTGGTCGTAACGCTCCGTGCTGTCTGGCGCCACTACATACAGCTGACCTCTGAGGACACAGGAACTGTGGTACTCCCGGGCTTTGAGCATTGGCGACACCTCGGTCCACTCGTTAACGCTGGAGTTGTAGCGCCACACGCCATCATAGAGACGCGAACCGTCAGATCCTCCTAGGGTGcaaaggacaggagagaggtgtgTTTGAGATGGAAGATATCCACAAAAGACATGCTGTTCTTCACATGTGGTTAGGTTACAGCTAAGTGGTGCTAATTGAAAACCCATGCATCACCCTTGGGTGTTCTAGCACAGAGGAAATCACCAATAGGTCAGACATGAGATCTGGGTATAAGCTTTATGTGGAAGAATACTTGCCACATTTTATATGCTGATTAACTTGGCAACTGAATAATGTATCTTTCCTCTCATTTCAATACTTCTTTCAGTTTCATCGATATGTGTTGTACTCATTCTATGTCTGTTTAGCAGCTTCACCTTGTAGGTTTAATGAATATAAGGATGTTGAATCAACTTGTCACCTTTCATAACACTAGCCCATTTCCCAACCATGTGCTCTGTGCTGCAGCCACCTGCTGTAAGGTATGAGAGCACTGCTAATGATTTATGACCCCCATCACTGTCCTGACAGAATTACAGGCAGCGTGTGAGGGCCTGAGATGTTTTCTCAATGGAAACACTCTTCCTGATCCGGAAAGCCATTCGCTGATGATGATGGCCTCTTTGAGAGACCTAGTTTCAAGTACTATTTAAAAGAGATGATCATTGCTTGATTGAGCTAGCCTGGCTTAATTAATGAACCAATAGGATCGTCCTAAAACGGTCAAAACTGACCATCTCCAGGCGGATTCAAATACACActcaaaatatataaaatatttcaaatagtatttgaacccaggtctgtgtcTCAGTTGGCCCACCAACTACTGCTGCAGTCTTGGCAGGACACCATGTTCCTCCCACCTAGCTAGCTCACCTCAAAGCTCCTCCCTCTCATATAGCCAGAGTGGCTGGCTGTGGTTTATTTAAACTTACTGACTGCCTGCTATTTCATAAGATTCACTGACTTGAAAGCTGCAGAGCATTCTGGTAACAGTGACTAAGACATCACACAGCAACTGTAACCACTTATGTAAACTGCTGTCCGTTGTATATAAACACATCACACTGATGTAGATTGTGTTTTAAACATATAGCCTAACCTGCAGTATAAAGAAAGATTTTAATGCTGCTATATCCAGTGAAATTCCATACATTTTATACCATTTCACATTTATAAACTACCAATTACCCTTCATTAATCCAATATAAAATATGCTTTGATAGTTATGTGTTACCAAACAACATAAATAGTGTGTACAAGAGTGTATAACGAGCATTGTCAACCTACCTGTGACATACATATCATTGCCCAGGGCGGCCATACTGTAGCCCCCTCCCAGGTGATCGGGGAACTCGGCCAGGTAGCGCCACTGTCCAgtctgagggttataacagtCCACAGTGACCAGCTCGTCACAGTCCTGGTCACAGCCGCCCACCACCACCAGGATCTCAGCCAGGCCGGTGGAGGGCCGCGGCCGCATGCGTTGGCAGGGTCTGTCATGCCGGTCATACTCACACGACTGGAAGCTCCGGGCCTCGCTCACCATCCTCaggcaggagggggagaggtaaaCCAGGGGGTCGCTTTCCACGTGGGCAAGTAGATAGAACCGACGTACAAAGGGTAGTCTGACCTGCTCCAGCAGCGTGGGCCAGTAGTGGAGCCGCCTCTGTAAGTCTGCTTTAACCCAGCGCACCGCGATCTGATAGACCGTCTCCTCCTTGTCCACACACAGCGCATCGTCCGACACAAACTCCAGCAGCCGTTTCCAGGGCAACCGCTTAAAGTCCTTGCCTTTGGCGAGGTCCACAATGTTCTTGAGGACGAAGCGGCGGGCGCTGACAGCCAAGTCATGGCAGGCGTAGGCCTCTGCAAAGTCCTGGATCTCCAGGCAGTTGGAGACGTCTAATCTCTGCTCCAAAAAGGCACAGCAGGCCTCTTTAACGGAGGGGAACTGGAACAGGTCGGCCGTCTTCAGCAGGAGGTCTACATTATCCTGGGTGACTGTGACTCGGCCTGTATAACAGAAGTCCACCAACAGGCCCAGTAGTTCAGCAGACACCTCGTGAAGGACCACACGGTCCATGGCGCTCTCTCTCAGCGTCCCGGCGAACATGGCCCTGAAGTAGGTGCTGGCTGCAGCCAACACAGTCCGGTGGCAATGGAACTCGCGGCCCTCTGCGCAGAGCGTGACGTCAAAGAACTTGCGCTCTGCACGGAGTTCGTGGATCCCCCGGAGCAGGTTAAAGGCGTGGGCCGTGTCAAAGAAGGGCAGTGTGGATGGCTGTGTCTGCATGACTGGCTTCTCAGACATCacttctctctccatcactcctcccTCCATCGCTTTTGTCTGGATCTCTCGAAGAGGTTGTACTTAGAAGACAGGGTTCATCTGAAAACAGAAACACCATTATAATTTCTGTTACAATCACTTCGAAATGGGTTCAGGTTCACTGATTCACAAACACTATACCACACAATCTAAATATGAAGCCTACAAACCAAAATAACAACAACTAAATGAGCAACACTGTGTAGGTATTCAACAGAGTTAGCATAAGAATTAGCAAGTTCAGCTACTTACAGAAACCTCTGGTATTTTCAATACAAATAACAACCAGCTGAATTACAGTAAAGCCAATGGTGAGGATCCCCTAACTGAAGAGTCCTACTGGGCGTAATAGGTGGTAAAACAACACAATAAACAAACAGTAGCCTGCCTTCTAGAAAGTAAGACTGTACATTGCACAGCTCCAGTGACTGAGCAGCTCCCTGTCCGTGTTTAAGAAAGAGAGCTTGCCTGTGCTGTGGGTCTAAATATACTTTGACAGGCAGTGTCCATTTCCTCTCTTCTCATATACCTGTCTTCCTACCGTACATCCTCCTATCCGCCCCCATGAGGTAGTCGTCAAACtagagcctgcctgcctgcctctagCCTGCTCACAGTCACTCTCAGACTCAAACACTGCACTCATAATACCCACAAATCAGTTTCCTAAAAACAACTGACAAACAGAATCAACCATCTGTTTTAATCAGGCCACAGAAGAAATACCTCTACTTGACGAAGAGAAAGTCTTAGTTATTTGACAACTGGTTTAACACTAAATCACTGCGTCATGTCACAATATAATGAGAGCTCCCTGGTTTCTCACTGAAGAGTTATTACCAGCTGCTGTAATAAGGCCATACACAGAGAATTACCCCATCTTGACGAGCAGAGTCTCACAGTTTCTCAATGTTACAATGTGTTAGGAGCTGATTTAAAAACTGTCAGCGTGTGTCATGACTCTTGCGAGGCTAATTTAAAGAGAACTCCTGGGTTTCTCACTAAAAGCCATTTATTTTCAAAGGCTGCCATAGACTTGAATTAGTTGATTTTGATCAGTGTTATTCTACAGGTTATGACATTGGGGCGCTTCAACAACAACCAGTCATCTGAAGGGCAAGTAAAAACTTTGGAATTGCTACATGCAGGGTTTGACTTTGACTGAAATAGGTGCTGGTACTCGTGttgggtgctggtactgtttatatttaggtgaaGGAGTTCCACAATAtgtttgagctaatattctataagaggaacaggagcttaAGCAGTAGAACATATGTGTTCCGGTGAGCTCCAGCCCAACATGATTCCAGGTGGGATTACGGGATACTCATGTCTTCTTAAAATACACAGGTATGTTTCATGAAGGGCAAGGCAGCCATCTACCTCCTGGCCTTCTACGGCAGAAAAAACAACAAGCTGACGAGCATTGAGCCTCAGCCTAGTACATAGCTCACATTCCACACCAGGATTAAACAATGGAGTCAGCCGTTGGTAGGTCAACAGAGCCCTGTGAGCGATGAGCCAACTCCCACCAATGACAGCGCAGGGATCGGGATCGGCTAGATTCAGCCACgggacattttttaaatttattttttgcTTTTGAGCGGATGATCAGGGCTCCAGAACAtacactgaccaaaaatataaacgcaacatgcaacaatttcaaagattttacctaGTTACAGGTACTAGTTACCTagtttaaggaaatcagtcaattgaaatcaattgaTTAGGCTcaaatctatgtatttcacatcAGCAGGAGTACAGATATGCTTATGtttgtcacagatacctttaaaaaaaagttaggGGGCGTGAATCAGAAAACCGGTCACTATTTAccgtgaccaccatttgcctcatgcagaatGGCACATCTCCttcccatagagttgatcaggctattgattgtggcctgtggaacgttgtcccactcctcttcaatggctgtgtgaagttgcgggaactggaacacgctatcGTACACATTGATCCAGACAGAGCATCCTAAACAGATGGTtagctacagcactgttttgctagcacagactggaatatgttccgggattacaccacatcagtcattggcttcatcaataagtgcattgatcacgtcgtccccacagtgacagtacgtacatacacaatccagaagccatggattacaggcaacatccgcactgagctaaaggctacagCTGCCGCTTTCGAAGGGCCAgaactctaacccagaagcttataagaaatcccgctatgccctccgacgaaccatcaaataggcaaagtgtcaatacaggactaagattgaatcgtactactccggctctgacgctcgtcggatgtggcagggcttgcaaaccacaACAGACTATAAAGGGAAGCACAACCGAGAGCAggccagtgacacgagcctaccaaacgagctaaactacttctatgctcgcttcgaggcaaataacactgaaacatgcatgagagcaccagctgttccggaagactgtgtgatcacgctctccacagccaatgtgagttagacctttaaacaggtcaacattcacaaggccacagggccagacggattaccaggacgtgtactgcgaggaTGCGCTGACGAACTGGCAAgtttcttcactgacattttcaacctgtccaagtctgtaatatcaacatgttttaagcagaccaccatagtccctgtgcccaagaacactaaggtaacatgcctaaatgactaccgacctgtagcactcacgtctgtagctatgacgtgctttgaaaggctggtcatgggtcACATCAAcgccattatcccagaaaccctagacccactccaatttgcataccgcactaacagatccacagatgatgcaatctctattgcactccacactgccctttcccacctggacaaaaataacacctatgtgagaatgctattcattgaatacagctcagcgttcaacaccatagtgccctcaaagctcatcaataagctaaggaccctgggactaaacacctccctctgcaactggatcctggactttttAACGGGCCACTcctaggtggtaagggtaggtaacaacacatccgcctcgctgatcttcaacacaggggcccctcaggggtgtgtgctcagtcccctcctgtacttcctgttcactcatgattgCACGGCCAGGcaggactccaacaccatcattaagtttgccgatgacacaatagtggtaggcctgatcaacgacgagacagtctatagggaggaggtcaaagacctggtcatgtggtgccaggacaacaacctctccctgaacatgatcaagacaaaggagatgattgtggactacaagaaaaagaggactgagcactCCCCCactctcatcgacggggctgtagtggagcaggttgagagcttcaggtTCCTTGGAGTCCACACccccttttacaccgctgctactctgttgttatcatctacgcatagtcactttaataactctaactgcatgtacatattacctcaactaaccggtgcccccgcacattgactctgtaccggtatccccccCCTTTGTATCAtatcgctattgttattttactgttgctctttaattacttgttacttttatttcttattcttacttatatatttttttaactgcattgttggttaggggctcgtaagtacgCGTTTCACTGTATTGtcaacctgttgtatttggcgcatgagactaatcaaatttgatttgatttgaaacatgcagaatgggtgacatgtctggtgagtatgcaggccatggaagaactgggacattttcagcttccaggaattgtgtacagagcaaacctggcaccatccctacaataaagcacagtggtggcagcatcatactgtggggatgtttttcagcagcagaacctgggagactagtcggggtcaaggaaaagatgaacggagcaaagtacggaGAGATCTATGATGAAAacctccagagcgctcaggacctcaaactagggtgaaggttcaccttctaacaggacaacgaccctaagcacccagccaagacaacgcagtagtggcttcgggacaatcctctgaatgtccttgagtggcccagccagagtccgatcgaacatccctggagagacctgaaaatagctgtgcagcaacgctccccatccaacttgacagagcttgagaggatctgcagagaaaaatgggagaaactccccaaatacaggtgggccaagcttcttttttttaaaattttatgtaacctttaactaggcaagtcagttaagaacaaattcttatttacaatgacggcctaccaaaaggcaaaaggcctcctgcggggacagggggTTCATTtgtttaaataaaatataaatatagcaCAAACACATCACGcaacagagacaacacaacactacataaaaaaaGACCTAAGACaataacatagcaaggcagcaacacatgacaacacagcatggtagcaacacaacattacaACTGAATAGctcccgcgatatgcaacttttcaaggAAGTCAGGAACAATACACTCAGACAGTTAGGAACGCTAAGGCTAGCCTTTTCAAGCATAAATTtgcttcctgtagcactaattcccaaaaactttgggacactgtaaagtacatggagaataagagcacctcctcccagctgcccactgtactGAGGATAgggaacactgtcaccactgataaatctacaataatcgatcatttcaaaaAGGATTTTTCCACAGCTggtcatgctttccacctggctacccctacctgGCCAACATGTCAGCAACTCCCCCGCCCCCTCCCGCGCTTCTCCCctacccaaatccagacagctgatgttctgaaagaactgcaaaatctggatccctacaaatcagctgggccctctctttctaaaattatctgtcAAAATTTTGCAGCCCCTTTTACTAGccttcaacctctctttcgtatcatctgagatccccaaagattggaaagctgccacggtcatcccgttcttcaaagggggagacactctagacccaaactgttatagatcTATATTCATCCTGACCTGCCTTTttaaaatctttgaaagccaagttaataaacagatcactgaccatttcgaatcccaccttaccttctccactatgcaatctggtttcccagctggtcatgggtgcacctcagcaacgctcaaggtcctaaacgatatcataaccgacaTCGATAAAATACTttctttcgactctgtcaaccaccgcattcttatcggcagactcaatagccttggcttctcaaatgactgcctcgcctggttcaccaactacttatcagataagagttcagtgtgtcaaatcggagggcctgttgtccggatctctggcagtctctatgggggtgccacagggttcaattctcaggccgactcttttctctgtatatatcaatgatgtcgttcttgctgctgatgattctctgatccacctctacgcagacgacaccattctgtatacatctagcccttctttggacactgtgctaacaaacctctaAACGAGCCTCAAcgtcatacaacactccttccgtggcctccaactgcttttaaatgctagtaaaactaagtacatgctcttcaaccaattgctgcccgcaccctcccgcctgactagcatgactactctggacggttctggacaactacaaatacctaggtgtctggttagactgtaaactctccttccagactcacattaagcatctccaatccaaaattaaatctagaatcggtctcctatttcgcaacaaagcctctttcactcatgccgccaaacataccctcgtaaaactgactatccaatgtaatttacaaaatagcctccaacatgcTACTCatcaaactggatgtagtctatcacagtgccatccgttttatcaccaaagccccatatactacccaccactgcgacctgtatgctctcattggctggccctcactacatatccgtcaccaaacccactggctccaggtcaactataagtctttgcttggtaaagccccatcaccatagcaacacccacccgtagcacacactccagcaggtatattgtactggtcatccccaaagccaacgcTGCTTTTTCTTCcatgctgccaatgactggaacgaaatgcaaaaatcactgaagctggagtcttatatctccctccctaactttaatcatcagctgtcagagcagcttaccgatcattgtacctgtacacagccaatctgtaaatagcacacccaactacctcatccccatattatcacataccctcttgctcttttgcaccccagtatctctacttccacattcatcatctgcacatctatcactccagtatcaatgctaaattgtaattattttcgcttctagggcctatttattgcctacctccctactcttctacatttgcacacactgtacataaaaataaaaatattattgactgtacgtttgtttatgtgtaactctgttgttgtttttgtcacactgctttgctttatcttggccaggtcgcaattgtaaatgagaacttgttctcaactggcctacctggctaaataaaggtgaaataaaaataaataaaataaacaacatggtagcaacacaacatggtagaaacacaaaaCAATGTACAAACATTATTGTGCACAGAGAACAGCACaaaaggcaagaaggtagagacaacaatacatcacacaaagcaaccacaactgtcagtaagagtgtccatgattgagtctttgaatgaagagattgagaaaaaaaatccagtttgagtgtgttgttgcagctcgttccagtcgctagctgcagtgcactgaaaagaggagcgacccagggatgtatGTGCTttagggacctttaacagaatgtgactggcagaacgggtgctgtatgtggaggatgagggctgcagtagatatctcagataggggggagtgaagccTAAGAGGGATTTATAAATAAGCattaaccagtgggtcttgcgatgggtatacagagatgaccagtttacagaggaatATAGAGTACAGTGATGTgacctataaggagcattggtggcaaatctgatagCCGCTCGAGAgtacccttacctgccgatctataaataacgtctccataatctagcatgggtaggatggtcatctgaatcagggttagtttggcagctggggtaaaagaggagtgattacgatagaggaaaccaagtctagatttaactttgatATGTGTTGAGAGAAGGACAATGTACCgtatagccatactcccaagtacttgtatgaggtgactacctcaagctttAAACCCTCAGaagtagtaatcacacctgtggggagaggggcattcttcttaccaaaccacatgacctttgttttggagatgttcagaacaaggtaaagggtagagaaagcttgt contains these protein-coding regions:
- the LOC118360748 gene encoding kelch-like protein 21, whose product is MEGGVMEREVMSEKPVMQTQPSTLPFFDTAHAFNLLRGIHELRAERKFFDVTLCAEGREFHCHRTVLAAASTYFRAMFAGTLRESAMDRVVLHEVSAELLGLLVDFCYTGRVTVTQDNVDLLLKTADLFQFPSVKEACCAFLEQRLDVSNCLEIQDFAEAYACHDLAVSARRFVLKNIVDLAKGKDFKRLPWKRLLEFVSDDALCVDKEETVYQIAVRWVKADLQRRLHYWPTLLEQVRLPFVRRFYLLAHVESDPLVYLSPSCLRMVSEARSFQSCEYDRHDRPCQRMRPRPSTGLAEILVVVGGCDQDCDELVTVDCYNPQTGQWRYLAEFPDHLGGGYSMAALGNDMYVTGGSDGSRLYDGVWRYNSSVNEWTEVSPMLKAREYHSSCVLRGQLYVVAPDSTERYDHALDCWEALPAMLHSMDNCSTTTCKGRLYAIGSMTTTGEDNMAIQCYDVDTNRWTLVNCGELPPWSFAPKTVTLNGLIYFVRDDSAEVDIYNPQKNEWNKISPMTQVHVGGSVAVLGGRLFVSGGYDNTFELSDMVEAYDPSTHTWTPAGRLPQPTFWHGSVSIFRQLMPAVSNAFEPIDLPEANSIHLHRHHRNQAMHNHNLNQNHDVNPV